One window of Triticum dicoccoides isolate Atlit2015 ecotype Zavitan chromosome 5A, WEW_v2.0, whole genome shotgun sequence genomic DNA carries:
- the LOC119303050 gene encoding pentatricopeptide repeat-containing protein At3g53700, chloroplastic-like, which yields MAFAMRLASCPGASLQAATAWPSSLGSAAPRPRPRRRWPRIRSSAAASDQQALLAALREQADPEAALRMLNSALARDDFAPGRDVYEEIIRKLGTAGAFDLMKVLVREMRQEGHQVGPGVVQSFIEGYARLHMFDDAFDLVLNQLDMFGIQGDAVVVAYNHLLRVLMEGSKIKLLESVYTEMGNRGIKPDLVTYNTVINALCGVHQVRTAVLMLEDMSSDGVAPNEVTFTTLMQGFVEEGSIEAALRMKARMSEMGCSPTSVTVNVLINGYCKLGRVEDALSYVQQEIADGFEPDQVTFTTFVNGLCQNGHVDHALKVMDLMLQQGSDPDVFTYTTVVNCLCQIGELDEAVAIINQMVDSGCLPDITTFNTLIVALCTENHLEEALNLARDLTVKGLSPNVYTFNILIDALCKVGDPHLAVRLFEEMKSSGCTPDELTYDILIDNLCSSGKLAKALDLLKEMEVSGCPLSTVTYNTIIDGLCKKLRIEEAEEVFDQMDVTGIERNAITFNTLVDGLCMAERIDDAAELIEQMISEGLQPNNITYNSILTHYCKQGNIGKAADVLQTMTANGFEVDVVTYATLINGLCKARRTQAALKLLRGMRMKGMRPTPKAFNPVIQSLFRGNNGRDALNLYREMTEVGEPPDALTYKIVFRGLCRGGGPIKEAFDFLVEMADKGFIPEFSSFRMLADGLLNLGMDDYLISAIELIAEKANFRESDVSAIRGYLRIRKFYDALATFGRLLDINNPRWTYR from the coding sequence ATGGCCTTCGCAATGCGCCTAGCGTCCTGCCCCGGCGCGTCGCTGCAGGCGGCGACGGCCTGGCCGTCCAGCCTCGGCTCCGCGGCGCCACGGCCGCGGCCTCGCCGGCGGTGGCCACGCATCAGGTCGTCCGCGGCCGCCTCCGACCAGCAGGCGCTTCTGGCCGCCCTGCGCGAGCAGGCGGACCCCGAGGCGGCGCTCCGGATGCTCAACTCGGCGCTCGCGCGGGACGACTTCGCCCCCGGCCGCGACGTCTACGAGGAGATCATCCGGAAGCTCGGGACCGCCGGCGCCTTCGACCTGATGAAGGTGCTCGTCAGGGAGATGCGCCAGGAAGGGCACCAGGTTGGACCGGGCGTGGTGCAGTCGTTCATAGAGGGCTACGCGCGGCTGCACATGTTCGATGATGCCTTCGACTTGGTTCTCAACCAGCTTGACATGTTCGGCATTCAGGGAGACGCAGTGGTGGTGGCGTACAATCACCTTCTCCGTGTTCTCATGGAGGGGAGTAAGATCAAGCTCCTTGAATCCGTCTACACGGAGATGGGCAATCGGGGCATCAAACCTGACCTTGTCACTTACAACACAGTGATCAATGCGTTGTGTGGAGTTCATCAGGTTAGGACTGCAGTTCTGATGCTGGAGGACATGTCTAGCGATGGTGTGGCGCCTAACGAGGTGACATTCACTACGTTGATGCAAGGTTTTGTTGAGGAGGGGAGCATCGAGGCAGCACTGAGGATGAAGGCACGGATGTCAGAAATGGGATGTTCGCCAACGAGTGTAACAGTCAATGTTTTGATTAACGGGTACTGCAAGCTTGGAAGAGTCGAGGATGCTCTCAGTTATGTACAGCAAGAGATCGCAGATGGTTTTGAACCTGACCAGGTCACATTCACTACATTTGTTAATGGTCTGTGCCAAAACGGGCATGTTGATCATGCCCTCAAAGTCATGGATTTGATGCTCCAGCAGGGTAGTGATCCAGATGTTTTCACCTACACTACTGTTGTAAACTGCTTGTGTCAAATTGGAGAACTTGATGAGGCTGTGGCAATCATAAATCAGATGGTGGATAGCGGTTGTTTGCCTGACATTACCACCTTCAATACTCTCATTGTTGCCTTATGCACAGAGAATCATCTTGAGGAAGCCTTGAACCTTGCACGTGATCTGACGGTGAAGGGACTCTCTCCAAATGTTTATACTTTCAACATTTTGATAGATGCCCTTTGCAAGGTTGGAGATCCTCATCTTGCTGTTCGATTGTTTGAAGAGATGAAAAGCAGTGGATGCACCCCTGATGAACTTACATACGATATATTGATTGATAACCTGTGCTCATCGGGGAAGCTTGCCAAAGCTTTGGATTTGTTGAAGGAGATGGAAGTTAGTGGTTGTCCTCTGAGCACAGTGACATATAACACTATAATTGATGGGTTATGCAAGAAACTGAGAATAGAAGAAGCAGAGGAGGTTTTTGATCAAATGGATGTAACAGGTATTGAAAGGAATGCGATCACATTCAATACACTTGTTGATGGATTGTGCATGGCCGAAAGGATTGACGATGCAGCAGAACTTATTGAACAAATGATAAGTGAAGGGTTGCAACCTAATAATATCACTTACAATTCTATTCTAACTCATTACTGCAAGCAAGGAAACATAGGTAAAGCTGCTGATGTTTTACAAACTATGACCGCAAATGGATTTGAAGTTGATGTTGTTACATATGCAACACTCATTAATGGCCTGTGCAAGGCTCGTCGGACTCAGGCTGCTTTGAAGCTTCTTAGAGGTATGCGGATGAAAGGGATGAGGCCAACTCCAAAAGCCTTCAACCCTGTGATTCAGTCTCTATTTAGAGGGAATAACGGCAGGGATGCTCTGAATCTGTATAGGGAGATGACAGAAGTTGGCGAGCCTCCTGATGCTTTGACATATAAAATTGTTTTCCGTGGTCTCTGTCGTGGTGGTGGCCCTATTAAAGAAGCTTTTGATTTCTTGGTAGAGATGGCAGATAAGGGTTTCATACCAGAGTTTTCATCATTCCGCATGCTAGCTGATGGTCTACTGAACCTGGGTATGGATGATTACCTCATAAGTGCTATTGAACTAATTGCAGAGAAGGCCAACTTCAGAGAATCCGATGTTTCTGCAATAAGGGGTTATCTCAGGATCCGTAAATTTTATGATGCATTAGCAACTTTTGGCCGTCTCCTGGATATCAACAACCCTCGATGGACTTATCGATGA